Proteins encoded by one window of Phycisphaerae bacterium:
- a CDS encoding RHS repeat-associated core domain-containing protein encodes METTDTNSVLAAYTYGDDLISMNRADANSYYLCDGLGSTRQLAADNESVVASYDYDAFGNVISSVGSVVNPYGFTGEQQFNEADSLVFLRARYYKPSIGRFISKDPIGYEGGINLYAYVENDPVNFSDPYGIRRERPSGPPRWRRRGYPSLSACMGDAMTPLCSSLWAALGMGGVGAGGMFCPAVGIGGGAWALYCAGEATGAYLFCTVKDD; translated from the coding sequence ATGGAAACGACTGATACAAATTCAGTCTTGGCTGCTTATACTTATGGCGATGATTTAATCAGTATGAATAGAGCTGATGCGAATTCTTATTATCTCTGCGATGGCTTAGGAAGCACGAGACAATTGGCCGCTGACAACGAGTCCGTGGTTGCCTCGTATGATTATGATGCTTTTGGTAATGTAATTTCCTCTGTGGGCTCAGTTGTTAATCCCTATGGCTTCACCGGCGAGCAGCAATTTAACGAAGCAGACAGTTTAGTCTTTTTAAGAGCAAGGTATTACAAGCCAAGTATTGGCAGATTTATTTCAAAAGACCCAATTGGGTATGAGGGCGGAATAAATTTGTATGCATATGTAGAAAATGATCCTGTCAATTTCAGCGATCCATATGGCATAAGAAGGGAAAGACCATCAGGACCACCACGATGGAGACGGCGGGGCTATCCATCTCTTAGCGCGTGTATGGGAGATGCAATGACACCACTCTGTAGTTCGCTTTGGGCCGCGTTAGGAATGGGAGGAGTGGGTGCGGGTGGTATGTTCTGCCCCGCTGTTGGTATAGGCGGTGGTGCATGGGCGCTTTACTGTGCCGGCGAGGCGACGGGGGCCTATCTGTTCTGTACTGTTAAAGATGATTAA
- a CDS encoding RHS repeat-associated core domain-containing protein, producing MKRADANSFYLHDGLGSTRQLTANNEAVVASYTYDSFGSLIASSGSATNPYGFTGEQQFSEADNLVYLRARYYSPQIGRFISRDPIGYVDGLNLYTYVKNNSTNYIDPSGKLLWTCFWCGFYMHVYYDACMKMRPKCLDEPDDPSCGSLEKELKCELKRRRWIKICIDMIKEGAPECLKCGIDSWFH from the coding sequence ATGAAGCGAGCGGATGCGAATTCGTTTTATCTCCACGATGGCTTAGGAAGCACTAGACAATTGACAGCTAACAATGAGGCAGTTGTTGCCTCCTACACTTACGATTCCTTCGGCAGCTTAATCGCTTCCTCCGGCTCTGCCACCAACCCCTACGGCTTCACGGGAGAGCAGCAATTCAGCGAAGCAGACAATCTGGTCTATTTAAGAGCAAGATATTATTCGCCGCAAATCGGCAGGTTCATTAGCAGAGACCCGATTGGATACGTTGATGGTTTAAACTTGTATACATACGTAAAGAATAATTCGACAAATTATATTGACCCATCAGGCAAGCTACTATGGACTTGTTTCTGGTGTGGTTTCTACATGCATGTATATTATGACGCTTGTATGAAGATGAGACCTAAATGTTTAGATGAACCAGATGATCCATCATGCGGAAGTCTCGAGAAGGAACTTAAATGTGAATTGAAAAGAAGACGGTGGATCAAAATATGTATAGATATGATAAAAGAAGGTGCCCCAGAATGTCTAAAATGCGGTATAGATTCGTGGTTCCACTGA
- a CDS encoding RHS repeat-associated core domain-containing protein — protein METDTAGTVQAVYNYGNDLISMKRADVNSFYLYDGLGSVKQLTDDSETVVASYTYDSFGSLIASSGSITNAYGFTGEQFDSSSELLYLRARYYNPAAGRFLSRDPIGYEGGINLYAYVRNNPVNYTDPKGKCPARDKCIEDAYVTFSLCMSIGEAIIKAAEDGFKDCLSDCGKRMPPIAKEICKGTCVAVWGPLLAIAYDAGLSFEAGCEIGLAADLMDCSLVPCPCP, from the coding sequence ATGGAAACCGATACCGCAGGCACAGTTCAGGCCGTCTATAATTACGGCAATGACTTAATAAGTATGAAGCGAGCGGATGTAAATTCGTTCTATCTTTATGACGGCCTCGGCTCCGTCAAACAGTTGACAGATGATAGTGAGACAGTGGTCGCTTCCTACACCTACGACTCCTTCGGCAGCTTAATCGCTTCTTCTGGTTCTATCACCAACGCCTATGGCTTCACAGGCGAACAGTTTGACAGTTCAAGCGAACTGCTTTATCTGAGGGCAAGATACTACAACCCCGCCGCAGGAAGATTTTTGAGCAGGGATCCGATAGGCTACGAAGGTGGTATAAACTTATATGCTTATGTGAGGAATAACCCGGTTAATTATACAGATCCCAAAGGCAAATGTCCGGCTCGAGATAAATGTATTGAAGATGCTTACGTGACATTTTCCTTATGTATGTCAATTGGAGAAGCCATTATAAAGGCGGCTGAAGATGGTTTTAAAGACTGTCTAAGTGATTGTGGTAAGCGGATGCCACCAATAGCAAAAGAAATATGTAAAGGTACATGTGTTGCGGTATGGGGTCCTCTTCTTGCTATTGCCTATGACGCTGGGCTCAGTTTCGAAGCAGGGTGCGAAATTGGGCTGGCGGCCGATTTGATGGATTGCTCACTTGTTCCATGTCCATGTCCATAA